In one Vibrio sp. VB16 genomic region, the following are encoded:
- the rph gene encoding ribonuclease PH → MRPNDRSAVQVRPIKMTRNYTAYAEGSVLVEFGNTKVLCNATVEENVPRWLKGKGKGWVTAEYGMLPRATHTRNRREAASGKQGGRTMEIQRLIARSLRAVVDLEAMGEFMVTVDCDVIQADGGTRTASISGASVAMADAFQQLVAQGKIKANPMKGHVAAVSVGIVGGEALCDLEYVEDSAADTDMNVVMTEEGKMIEIQGTAEGEPFSHDELMDLLALAKQGISDIIEVQKAALVD, encoded by the coding sequence ATGCGTCCAAACGACAGAAGCGCGGTACAAGTTCGTCCAATTAAAATGACTCGTAACTATACAGCGTATGCTGAAGGTTCTGTGTTAGTAGAGTTTGGAAACACCAAAGTGTTATGTAATGCAACGGTTGAAGAGAATGTGCCTCGTTGGCTAAAAGGGAAAGGCAAAGGTTGGGTAACGGCAGAATACGGCATGTTACCAAGAGCAACACACACTCGTAACCGCCGTGAAGCCGCAAGTGGAAAGCAAGGTGGGCGTACGATGGAAATTCAACGCCTTATCGCTCGTAGTTTGCGTGCCGTTGTTGATCTTGAAGCGATGGGTGAGTTCATGGTTACTGTTGACTGTGATGTAATTCAAGCTGACGGCGGAACAAGAACCGCCTCTATTTCTGGCGCAAGTGTCGCAATGGCGGATGCATTTCAACAATTGGTTGCACAAGGTAAAATAAAAGCGAACCCAATGAAAGGTCATGTTGCGGCCGTTTCTGTTGGCATCGTGGGTGGAGAAGCCTTGTGTGATTTAGAATACGTAGAAGATTCTGCTGCTGATACCGACATGAACGTGGTAATGACAGAAGAAGGCAAGATGATCGAAATCCAAGGTACCGCAGAAGGCGAACCTTTCTCGCATGACGAATTAATGGATTTACTGGCGCTCGCTAAACAGGGTATTTCCGATATTATTGAGGTGCAGAAAGCGGCGCTAGTCGATTAG